In Vicugna pacos chromosome 10, VicPac4, whole genome shotgun sequence, the following proteins share a genomic window:
- the MS4A7 gene encoding membrane-spanning 4-domains subfamily A member 7 gives MGIMSQLKTKGAFDAFTSKGIIISEGEKPGHIYQKEDNPQDSLQKEATVLGIIQILCCLMISSLGAILVSAPYSSHFNPAISTIVMSGYPFLGALCFAISGSLSIISGKKSTKPFVMSSLTSNAMSSLAAGAGLLLLANSLGALSIVSQLCDSKQDYPSSLPYSAYYYAIYEDKDCHLTGVSLTGGLMVMLIFTVLELLLATYASVFWWKQVCSNNLGGDFFLPQSQDHIQHVKKSSKSWI, from the exons atgggCATCATGTCACAGCTCAAGACCAAGGGAGCCTTTGATGCCTTCACTTCAAAGGGCATCATTATCTCTGAGGGAGAGAAACCTGGGCACATCTACCAAAAAGAAGATAACCCACAGGATAGTCTGCAAAAAGAAGCCACAGTTCTTGGA ATCATCCAGATCCTGTGTTGCCTGATGATTTCAAGTTTGGGTGCCATTTTGGTTTCTGCTCCCTACTCTTCCCACTTCAACCCAGCAATTTCCACCATTGTGATGTCCGGGTACCcgtttttaggagctctgtgt TTTGCCATTTCTGGATCCCTCTCAATTATCTCTGGGAAAAAGTCAACCAAGCCCTTT GTCATGAGCAGCCTGACCTCCAATGCAATGAGCTCTCTTGCTGCTGGAGCAGGTCTCCTCCTCCTCGCTAACAGCCTGGGAGCCCTGAGCATTGTCTCTCAACTCTGTGACTCAAAACAGGATTATCCATCCTCCTTGCCTTATTCGGCGTACTATTACGCAATATATGAAGACAAGGACTGTCACCTGACTGGTGTCAGCCTAACA GGTGGGCTGATGGTGATGCTCATCTTCACGGTGCTGGAGCTCTTACTAGCTACATACGCTTCTGTCTTTTGGTGGAAACAAGTCTGCTCCAATAACCTTGGG GGTGACTTTTTCTTACCTCAGTCACAAGATCATATTCAACATGTCAAAAAGAGTTCAAAGTCATGGATATAA